The proteins below are encoded in one region of Sedimentibacter sp. zth1:
- a CDS encoding GIY-YIG nuclease family protein — MYYTYIVECNDNTLYTGYTTNIKKRILVHNLGKGAKYTRGRTPVVLKYYEEFDRKEDALKRECSIKKLTKKEKLKLIDTFEDLNVTQE, encoded by the coding sequence ATGTACTATACATATATAGTTGAATGTAATGATAATACCCTATATACAGGATATACTACGAATATAAAAAAAAGAATTTTAGTGCATAATTTAGGAAAAGGTGCAAAATATACTAGAGGAAGAACACCGGTCGTATTAAAATATTACGAAGAGTTTGACAGGAAAGAAGATGCCTTAAAAAGAGAATGTAGCATTAAGAAGTTAACAAAGAAAGAAAAACTAAAATTGATAGATACATTTGAGGATCTCAACGTTACACAAGAATAG
- a CDS encoding O-antigen ligase translates to MKTVKNKFSNKKLSPMYYIPLLLIAGFVPLLVHGKYIDLQGTVQSLYWTGQNQVLDFFSYWKSRWVIVLTSLALFTYICLVISKKLPFKKQYKYYIPMGIYALFVIISTIFAIDASTALNGFVDMYQGMWVLLSYVAITFLMINFINNERDTKMFLNAFVFLIIVEGIIGVGQYFGLDIFNTKFGNHLIVPSGVTVDGGLTFNFGKHTIYGTLFNTNYVGSFATLMMPMAAVFLLSARTLKTKIIGVVAFVLCTFTWIGCNSRAGYVGVVFATIVAIIMFRKYVVKYWKISVNVLLVAVICLVGLNAVSGGRIINKVKTLNIFKEIDRVKIEANKDDKFIINSIDIEGNIVKVKSSHQDLNIKIEGDSLLFIDEEGNKLPMKTTKTGKLIVGLPKQHYIQVEMTKNYPGFTLSTKWGSKGSISFYISGETIQPISNTGRLVEIKDVEYFKQLEGLEKFASGRGYIWSRTIPLLKKHVFTGAGADNFAIAFPQDDYIAKMNMSMDAAMVVDKPHNMYLQMAINTGVVSLIAFLTVCIIYIVSSIKALWRVNYDTLEKKMCLACFLGVIGYLFAGIFNDQIVSVAPLFFVILGLGISINIRLNRKGKENV, encoded by the coding sequence ATGAAAACAGTAAAAAATAAATTTAGTAATAAAAAATTATCACCAATGTACTATATACCACTTCTATTGATAGCAGGGTTTGTACCACTTTTAGTACATGGTAAATATATTGATTTGCAAGGAACAGTTCAATCACTATACTGGACAGGCCAAAATCAGGTATTAGACTTTTTTAGTTATTGGAAATCTCGTTGGGTTATAGTACTTACATCACTCGCTTTATTTACTTACATATGCTTAGTTATATCTAAAAAACTTCCATTTAAAAAACAATATAAATATTACATACCAATGGGTATTTATGCATTATTTGTAATTATATCAACTATATTTGCAATAGATGCTTCTACGGCTTTAAATGGATTTGTAGATATGTATCAAGGTATGTGGGTATTATTGAGTTATGTTGCTATAACTTTTTTAATGATAAATTTTATAAACAATGAAAGAGATACAAAAATGTTTTTAAATGCATTTGTATTTTTGATAATTGTAGAAGGAATAATTGGGGTAGGGCAGTATTTTGGTTTGGATATATTTAACACAAAGTTCGGTAACCATTTAATAGTTCCTAGCGGAGTAACAGTAGATGGTGGATTAACATTTAACTTTGGAAAACATACAATCTATGGAACACTTTTCAATACAAATTATGTCGGCAGTTTTGCAACACTTATGATGCCTATGGCTGCGGTGTTTTTATTATCAGCTAGAACACTAAAAACTAAAATTATAGGCGTTGTAGCATTTGTACTTTGTACATTTACATGGATAGGCTGTAATTCAAGAGCAGGATATGTAGGAGTAGTATTTGCAACTATAGTAGCAATTATAATGTTTAGAAAATATGTAGTTAAGTACTGGAAAATTAGTGTAAATGTTTTACTTGTTGCAGTTATTTGTCTTGTTGGACTTAATGCTGTTTCTGGTGGTAGAATAATTAATAAAGTTAAAACATTGAATATTTTTAAAGAGATAGACAGAGTAAAAATAGAAGCTAATAAAGATGATAAATTTATAATAAACAGCATAGATATAGAAGGTAATATAGTAAAAGTAAAATCATCGCACCAAGATTTAAATATAAAGATAGAAGGCGATAGTTTATTGTTTATAGATGAAGAAGGAAACAAGTTACCTATGAAAACTACAAAAACTGGAAAATTAATTGTAGGTTTACCAAAACAACATTATATTCAGGTAGAAATGACTAAAAATTATCCTGGATTTACACTGTCAACGAAGTGGGGTTCAAAAGGCTCGATTAGTTTCTATATATCCGGAGAAACGATACAACCTATATCTAATACAGGCAGATTAGTTGAAATAAAAGATGTGGAATACTTTAAACAGCTTGAAGGATTAGAAAAGTTTGCATCAGGTAGAGGATACATTTGGTCAAGAACAATACCGTTGTTGAAAAAGCACGTATTTACCGGTGCCGGAGCAGATAATTTTGCAATTGCTTTCCCTCAAGATGACTATATAGCTAAAATGAATATGAGTATGGATGCAGCAATGGTTGTTGATAAACCACATAACATGTATTTACAGATGGCAATCAACACAGGAGTAGTTTCTTTGATAGCATTCTTAACAGTTTGTATCATATATATTGTTAGCAGCATAAAGGCATTATGGCGCGTAAACTATGATACATTAGAGAAGAAAATGTGTTTAGCATGCTTTTTAGGAGTTATTGGTTACCTATTTGCTGGAATATTTAATGACCAGATTGTTTCAGTAGCACCATTATTTTTTGTCATATTGGGGTTAGGAATCAGTATAAATATAAGATTAAATAGAAAAGGAAAAGAAAATGTCTAA
- a CDS encoding polysaccharide pyruvyl transferase family protein produces MRENLRIGITGPISEINFGDYAMFINNIYDIDIKNITVFSYNKGFSEIILKDYCEGYDVKTVEVKLYASNKIDDELSEEEKNKPKVGFQPFNRPTDTPLDILYRVENLEEIREYVDNIDMLVVNGGGYFNHLWNNSLWRSDMLKKIIVPMLIANQKKKKIFFTGNSFGPFDLSEEYFNYIFNYLKNTTYAVRDRMYSTGYLSRLNIDKNNINFIPDDLFIINDSLLKLPTHNMVDFSRIGKYIVLEVYYSLEEIKNYIKELKSFNESIYLKYGLSIVFIPFDFKRGGMWQGEYLSKELSNFYLCDLNLTGYLPIQDAYQIIKNAELVICTRYHAMVLSVGAGVPVINTIKKVCDDHRYYFNKNYGLLEYVFEDLEFNEMDFIRTDFPTTLKYLEENLLDVIRIQKSLYETVQYNSNKDNLKKTRFNYLKKIDVM; encoded by the coding sequence GTGAGAGAAAATCTGAGGATTGGTATAACAGGTCCTATTTCAGAAATAAACTTTGGTGATTATGCGATGTTTATAAATAATATATATGATATTGATATTAAGAATATAACCGTATTTTCATATAATAAAGGATTTTCTGAAATTATACTTAAAGACTATTGTGAAGGATATGATGTAAAGACAGTTGAGGTCAAATTATATGCTTCTAACAAAATTGATGATGAATTGTCTGAAGAAGAAAAAAATAAGCCTAAAGTTGGGTTTCAACCTTTTAATCGTCCAACGGATACACCTTTGGATATATTATATAGAGTTGAAAATTTAGAAGAAATTAGAGAATATGTTGATAATATTGATATGCTTGTGGTTAATGGCGGAGGATATTTTAACCATTTGTGGAATAATAGCTTATGGCGATCTGACATGTTGAAGAAAATTATAGTACCTATGCTAATTGCAAATCAAAAAAAGAAAAAGATATTTTTCACAGGTAATAGTTTTGGTCCATTTGATTTAAGTGAAGAGTATTTTAATTATATTTTTAATTATTTAAAAAATACAACTTATGCTGTGAGAGATAGGATGTATTCTACAGGCTATCTCTCAAGATTGAATATAGATAAAAATAATATTAATTTTATACCAGATGATTTATTTATAATAAATGATTCTTTGCTTAAGTTGCCGACTCATAATATGGTTGACTTCTCTCGTATAGGTAAATATATCGTTTTAGAAGTTTATTATTCTTTAGAAGAAATTAAAAATTATATTAAAGAACTAAAAAGTTTTAATGAAAGTATATATTTAAAATATGGCTTGTCAATTGTATTTATTCCATTTGACTTTAAAAGAGGCGGTATGTGGCAAGGTGAGTATCTGAGTAAAGAGTTAAGTAACTTTTATTTATGTGATCTTAATTTAACTGGATATCTACCAATACAAGATGCTTATCAAATAATTAAAAATGCGGAGTTGGTGATTTGTACTAGATATCATGCTATGGTTTTGTCAGTAGGGGCAGGAGTGCCTGTTATTAACACAATTAAAAAAGTATGCGACGATCATCGTTATTATTTTAATAAAAATTATGGGCTCTTAGAATATGTTTTTGAAGACTTGGAATTCAATGAGATGGATTTTATAAGAACTGATTTTCCTACTACATTAAAATATCTAGAAGAGAACTTATTAGATGTTATTAGAATTCAAAAAAGTTTGTATGAAACAGTTCAATATAATAGTAATAAAGATAACTTGAAGAAAACTAGATTTAATTATTTAAAAAAGATTGATGTTATGTAA
- a CDS encoding nuclease-related domain-containing protein — protein sequence MLPRYIRYRGSDYKEASGNSFFKTVLDKGNFGEFMTFSYLEKLDGHHKLMTNLYLFKDDGSTTEIDLIMLSQTGIYVFESKNYSGWIFGDEKNRNWTQTLQNKQKNRFFNPIWQNKGHISALKSVIDFRNDNLYKSYIIFSKRCTLKKINVISPDVRVIKRNVLINAIKKDIEGSSNILTVEEVDQLYSKLKKYTCADKAIKKAHVEKIKAKRS from the coding sequence ATGTTACCTAGATATATTAGGTATAGAGGTTCTGATTATAAAGAAGCTAGTGGAAATAGTTTCTTTAAAACAGTATTGGATAAAGGAAATTTTGGAGAGTTTATGACTTTCTCATATCTTGAGAAGTTAGATGGTCATCATAAGCTTATGACGAATCTGTATTTATTCAAGGATGATGGATCAACAACAGAGATTGATTTAATCATGCTTTCACAAACGGGAATTTATGTATTTGAATCAAAGAACTATAGTGGATGGATTTTTGGTGATGAAAAGAATAGGAACTGGACTCAGACACTCCAAAACAAACAGAAGAATAGATTTTTCAATCCAATATGGCAGAATAAAGGACATATATCTGCTTTAAAATCGGTTATAGATTTTAGGAATGATAATTTGTACAAGTCCTATATTATATTTAGTAAGCGTTGTACACTTAAGAAAATTAATGTTATTTCTCCTGATGTTAGAGTCATTAAGAGGAATGTACTCATTAACGCCATAAAGAAGGATATTGAAGGTTCTTCTAATATTTTGACAGTAGAAGAAGTGGATCAATTATATTCAAAATTAAAAAAATATACATGTGCTGACAAAGCTATTAAAAAAGCTCATGTTGAAAAGATCAAAGCAAAAAGATCATAA
- a CDS encoding nucleoside-diphosphate sugar epimerase/dehydratase, translating into MSNIYHSVYNFLNKNRKVVLVFIDSLIAIITYLSPFVMSGMYTENAATVKFGFFVQHFWIYTIIYIVTFVIMGVYKNIWRYAGIQEIYLCLKASIVGNIAFIIISFVFGLHVRYYVYFVIFPVSTLGTTAIRIIYRAALTIKNNDKYNHSDIKNILIIGAGDATVSILNEIKHNNPNNYRVSCIVDDDKTKIGRCIDGIKVVNNTGQIQNMVTKFNIKEIILSIPSINKENKKRILDICATTKCKLKIVPDLSTVLNNDVNTDIMNNIRDVQVEDLLGRDPITLDDGITKEYIKDKVVLVTGGGGSIGSELCRQIASYEPTKLIVLDIYENNAYDIQQELIRKYGAELNLDVQIASVRDINKLEQIFSSESIDIVFHAAAHKHVPLMENNPEEAIKNNVIGTFNVASVANNHNVDKFVLISTDKAVNPTNVMGATKRIAELIIQTFDKSSSTDYVAVRFGNVLGSNGSVIPLFINQIKEGGPVTITHPEITRFFMTIPEAVQLVLRAGSMANGGEIFVLDMGQPVKIKDLAYNLISLSGLEPNVDIEVTYTGLRPGEKLYEELLIGKDKGQTKTDIDKIYIEKPMTINNVKLIENLNLLKKASYNMDLEQEIEIIQILVPTYESKIKVQLANA; encoded by the coding sequence ATGTCTAATATATATCATTCAGTTTATAATTTCTTAAATAAAAATAGAAAAGTTGTTTTAGTATTTATAGATAGTTTAATTGCGATTATAACATATTTGTCACCGTTTGTTATGAGTGGTATGTATACTGAAAATGCAGCAACTGTTAAGTTTGGATTTTTTGTGCAACACTTCTGGATATACACGATCATTTATATAGTCACATTTGTGATTATGGGGGTTTACAAAAACATTTGGAGATATGCAGGTATACAAGAAATATATTTATGTTTAAAAGCTTCAATAGTGGGCAATATAGCTTTTATAATTATTAGCTTTGTATTCGGACTTCATGTGCGTTATTATGTATATTTTGTTATATTCCCTGTTTCAACATTAGGAACGACAGCTATCAGAATTATTTACAGAGCTGCTTTAACCATAAAAAATAATGATAAATATAACCATTCTGATATTAAAAATATTCTTATCATTGGTGCAGGTGATGCAACAGTATCGATACTAAATGAAATAAAACATAATAATCCAAATAATTATAGAGTAAGTTGTATAGTTGATGATGATAAAACAAAAATAGGCAGATGTATTGATGGAATAAAAGTAGTCAATAATACTGGGCAGATACAAAATATGGTAACTAAATTCAATATAAAAGAAATCATACTTTCTATACCGTCAATAAATAAAGAAAATAAAAAAAGAATTTTAGATATATGTGCAACTACAAAATGTAAGCTTAAAATTGTACCGGATTTATCTACAGTACTCAATAATGATGTTAATACAGATATCATGAACAACATTAGAGATGTACAGGTAGAGGATTTACTTGGCAGAGATCCAATCACACTTGATGATGGAATTACAAAAGAGTATATAAAGGATAAGGTCGTACTTGTGACTGGTGGTGGAGGTTCTATCGGAAGTGAGCTTTGTAGACAGATAGCATCATATGAACCGACAAAACTAATAGTTTTGGATATATATGAAAACAATGCTTATGACATACAACAAGAATTAATTAGAAAATATGGAGCAGAGTTAAACTTAGATGTACAAATTGCTTCAGTTAGAGATATAAATAAATTAGAGCAGATATTTAGCAGTGAAAGCATAGATATAGTATTTCATGCTGCGGCTCACAAGCATGTTCCACTTATGGAAAACAATCCGGAAGAAGCAATCAAAAACAACGTTATAGGAACGTTCAACGTTGCAAGCGTAGCCAATAATCATAATGTTGATAAATTTGTTCTTATATCAACAGATAAAGCAGTAAATCCAACCAATGTCATGGGAGCAACTAAAAGAATTGCAGAGCTTATCATACAAACATTCGATAAAAGTAGTAGCACTGATTATGTAGCAGTTCGTTTTGGCAATGTTTTAGGTAGCAATGGCTCGGTTATTCCTCTGTTCATTAATCAGATAAAAGAGGGTGGACCGGTTACTATCACACATCCAGAAATTACAAGATTTTTCATGACCATACCAGAAGCTGTTCAGCTTGTACTTAGGGCAGGCTCAATGGCTAATGGAGGAGAAATTTTTGTGCTTGACATGGGACAACCTGTAAAAATTAAGGATTTGGCATACAATTTGATTAGTTTATCAGGATTAGAACCAAATGTGGATATTGAGGTTACATATACAGGACTTAGACCGGGTGAAAAGCTTTATGAGGAGCTTTTGATTGGGAAAGATAAAGGACAGACGAAAACTGATATAGATAAGATATATATAGAAAAACCAATGACTATAAACAATGTCAAATTGATTGAAAATTTAAATTTACTAAAAAAAGCATCATACAATATGGATTTAGAACAAGAAATAGAAATTATACAGATATTAGTACCAACATATGAATCAAAAATAAAAGTTCAATTAGCCAATGCATAG
- a CDS encoding GGDEF domain-containing protein: MDNFKLVYDYIIMSNYFEPFATCEIRFNEKTNKNEIYVIYANKHFPCITGVPNDEILNKRLTEIFFQKSTTIFDWTRIIAEAAMTNSYKVIEDYFDSCNKFLKMFVFGYNMGVFHVIIKDETEKKENKRILFEKNKQIDYLIEEVRIKNNNDNLTKLYDYQFGLDSVDLSISDYNELGTNFTVLLLDLIGLRTINQDYGYEVGDKTLIEIADMLLSNTRKIDIPCRYSGGKFFVIYNNVNTDLAQVLIEKLKISIKKNIRVLHIIEIFINGAALDYSGQTKTELMTELESKLEKAKCLGADVIL; this comes from the coding sequence ATGGATAATTTTAAACTAGTTTATGATTATATTATAATGTCTAATTATTTTGAGCCTTTTGCAACTTGTGAAATTAGATTTAATGAAAAGACAAATAAAAATGAAATATATGTAATATACGCAAACAAACATTTCCCTTGTATTACTGGAGTACCAAATGATGAAATACTAAATAAGAGATTAACAGAAATTTTTTTCCAAAAATCAACAACAATTTTTGATTGGACAAGGATTATTGCTGAGGCAGCAATGACCAATAGCTATAAAGTCATAGAAGACTATTTTGATTCTTGTAATAAATTTTTGAAAATGTTTGTTTTTGGATACAACATGGGAGTATTTCATGTTATAATAAAAGACGAAACTGAGAAGAAAGAAAATAAAAGAATTTTATTTGAAAAAAATAAGCAAATAGATTATCTCATAGAGGAGGTTAGAATTAAAAATAATAATGATAACCTAACTAAGCTTTATGACTATCAATTTGGGTTAGATAGTGTGGATTTAAGTATAAGTGACTACAATGAATTGGGTACAAACTTTACTGTGTTATTGCTGGATTTAATCGGACTTAGAACCATAAACCAAGATTATGGTTATGAGGTTGGAGATAAAACACTTATAGAGATTGCAGATATGTTATTATCAAATACTCGAAAGATAGACATCCCTTGTAGATATAGTGGAGGAAAGTTTTTTGTTATTTACAACAATGTAAATACTGATTTAGCACAAGTTCTGATAGAAAAGTTAAAAATAAGTATCAAAAAAAACATAAGAGTATTACATATTATAGAAATATTTATAAACGGTGCTGCGTTAGATTATTCAGGTCAAACAAAAACAGAGTTAATGACTGAATTAGAAAGTAAATTAGAAAAAGCAAAATGTTTGGGTGCAGATGTTATCTTATAA
- a CDS encoding glucose-6-phosphate isomerase: MIKVSTNAIKGLVLEKELDDFNNLAFESQKKVFAKSGEGNEFLGWVDLYSRYDKEEFSRIKETAERIKHDSNVVIVIGIGGSYLGAKAAIHAIKGDYFNDFNVDCPKIYFSGCNLSGESYIYYTSLIQNHDVSLIVISKSGTTLEPAIGFRILKDAMYDKYGETASKRIYTITDKSKGALKKLSDDKNFESFVVPDDIGGRYSVFTPVGLLPMAVVGIDIDKFYMGLRSAGVEYSTPGLENPCVQYAIARYCLYQKGKDIEILLNYNPRLNCISEWWKQLFAESEGKDGKGLFPASMSLTTDLHSIGQMIQDGNKIFFETTVYDESKLQDVVIPNDDKNLDGLNYIAGKTLQYINENAYMGTSAAHTSGGVPNLEIRLPYIDEYYLGKLLYFFMMSCAISGYMLGVNPFNQPGVEEYKLNIYRLLGRK, from the coding sequence ATGATTAAAGTAAGTACAAATGCAATTAAAGGTTTGGTATTGGAAAAGGAATTAGATGATTTCAATAATCTTGCTTTTGAGTCACAGAAAAAGGTGTTTGCAAAGTCAGGTGAAGGCAATGAATTTCTTGGTTGGGTTGATTTATATAGTCGTTATGATAAAGAAGAATTTAGTAGGATAAAAGAAACAGCAGAGAGAATTAAGCATGATTCTAACGTTGTTATTGTTATAGGTATTGGTGGTTCATATTTGGGAGCAAAGGCCGCTATACATGCTATAAAAGGTGATTATTTTAATGATTTTAATGTTGACTGTCCCAAAATATATTTTTCAGGATGTAACTTGAGCGGGGAAAGTTATATATACTATACATCTTTGATACAAAATCATGATGTTTCACTAATTGTTATATCTAAGTCTGGAACAACATTAGAGCCAGCAATAGGCTTTAGAATTCTAAAGGATGCAATGTATGATAAATATGGTGAAACTGCATCAAAAAGAATTTATACTATAACAGATAAGTCTAAGGGTGCTTTGAAAAAATTGTCAGATGATAAGAACTTTGAATCGTTTGTAGTTCCCGATGATATTGGAGGAAGATATTCTGTATTTACACCGGTTGGACTATTGCCCATGGCAGTAGTAGGTATTGATATTGATAAGTTTTACATGGGGCTTCGTAGTGCTGGTGTTGAGTATTCTACGCCAGGATTAGAAAATCCATGTGTTCAATATGCTATAGCAAGATATTGTCTTTACCAAAAGGGTAAGGATATAGAAATACTTTTGAATTACAATCCGAGATTGAACTGTATATCAGAGTGGTGGAAACAGCTATTTGCTGAAAGCGAAGGAAAAGACGGTAAAGGCCTATTTCCGGCATCTATGTCGTTGACAACAGATTTGCACTCAATTGGGCAAATGATACAGGATGGAAATAAAATATTTTTTGAAACTACGGTATATGATGAAAGTAAACTACAAGATGTTGTTATACCTAATGATGATAAAAATCTTGATGGTCTAAATTATATTGCAGGTAAAACATTGCAATATATCAACGAAAATGCTTATATGGGTACATCTGCAGCACACACAAGTGGTGGTGTGCCAAACTTAGAAATTAGATTGCCATATATAGATGAGTACTATTTGGGTAAGCTTTTATATTTTTTCATGATGTCATGTGCTATAAGTGGATATATGTTAGGAGTTAATCCTTTTAATCAACCAGGTGTTGAGGAATATAAATTAAATATATATAGACTATTAGGAAGAAAATAA
- a CDS encoding ATP-grasp domain-containing protein has product MKKRIAIFPAGTEIGLEINRALKYSTHLEIYGFTSFKDHSEYVYSNYVEGLPFYSDDSFIKELNYYLEKYKIDFIFPAHDDVQLFLTENADKIKSLIITTDLKTVRVCRSKIETYNYFCNEDFVPKTYNNKRNVDLFPVFIKPDIGQGSRGAKVINNMFELENAIYENQQIVICEYLPGEEYTIDCFTDFNRNLRACKFRNRKRIKTGISVNSEILPMDEEVFQIANIINEKLKFNGAWFFQLKRDKHNKYKLLEIAPRVSGTMGLSRNTGINYSLLTIFNTMKIPVSIIENKYNIEVDRAFISRYKTDLEYDNIYLDLDDTLIENKKVNSFLMMFLYQIVNEHKKIILLTKHKEDTNATLAKHKICPDLFSEIIHIKNDDEKSEYIIRSKAIFIDDSFSERYKVAQNTGIPVFDCSEIEALIDWRV; this is encoded by the coding sequence GTGAAAAAAAGAATTGCAATATTTCCGGCAGGAACTGAAATAGGATTAGAAATTAATAGAGCATTAAAATACTCAACTCATTTAGAGATTTATGGATTTACAAGCTTTAAAGATCATTCTGAATATGTTTATTCTAATTATGTTGAAGGATTACCATTCTATTCAGATGATTCGTTTATAAAAGAGTTAAATTATTATCTAGAGAAATACAAAATAGATTTTATCTTTCCAGCACACGATGATGTGCAGTTGTTTTTAACAGAGAATGCAGATAAAATTAAATCACTTATTATAACAACAGACTTAAAAACAGTTAGAGTTTGTCGTTCGAAAATAGAAACTTATAATTATTTTTGTAATGAGGATTTTGTTCCAAAAACCTATAATAATAAGCGAAATGTAGATTTGTTTCCGGTTTTTATAAAACCTGATATTGGACAAGGATCTCGTGGTGCTAAAGTTATTAACAACATGTTTGAACTTGAAAATGCTATTTATGAAAACCAACAAATAGTGATATGTGAATACTTACCTGGAGAAGAATATACTATAGATTGCTTCACTGATTTTAATAGAAATTTGAGAGCATGTAAATTTCGCAATAGGAAAAGGATAAAGACCGGAATAAGTGTTAACTCTGAAATATTACCTATGGATGAAGAAGTGTTTCAAATAGCCAATATTATTAATGAAAAATTAAAATTTAATGGTGCTTGGTTTTTTCAATTGAAAAGAGATAAGCATAATAAATATAAACTTTTAGAAATTGCGCCAAGAGTTTCAGGGACAATGGGATTGAGCCGTAATACAGGTATTAACTATTCATTATTAACTATATTTAATACAATGAAAATACCAGTGTCTATAATTGAAAACAAGTACAACATTGAGGTAGATAGAGCTTTCATCAGTCGATATAAAACTGACCTTGAGTATGATAATATATATTTGGATTTAGACGATACACTAATTGAGAATAAAAAAGTAAACAGTTTTCTAATGATGTTTTTATATCAAATTGTAAATGAGCATAAAAAAATTATATTACTTACAAAGCATAAGGAAGATACTAATGCTACTTTGGCTAAACATAAAATATGCCCGGACTTATTTAGTGAAATAATCCATATAAAAAATGATGATGAAAAATCAGAATATATAATTAGGAGTAAAGCAATTTTTATTGATGATTCATTTTCTGAAAGATATAAAGTAGCACAAAACACTGGAATTCCAGTGTTTGATTGCAGTGAAATTGAAGCATTAATAGACTGGAGGGTTTAA